A single window of Apus apus isolate bApuApu2 chromosome 18, bApuApu2.pri.cur, whole genome shotgun sequence DNA harbors:
- the PTRH2 gene encoding peptidyl-tRNA hydrolase 2, mitochondrial translates to MDYLSKPGLLSVIAGVACGVCLGWGIRGRLLRQPKAGVMALPNSLGSEADTMGESGEFKMVLIVRNDLKMGKGKVAAQCSHAAVSAYKQVQRRNPELLKQWEYCGQPKVVLKAPDEETLIQLLADAKHLGLTVSLIQDAGRTQIAPGSQTVLGIGPGPADVVDKVSGHLKLF, encoded by the coding sequence ATGGATTACCTCTCCAAGCCCGGGCTCCTCAGTGTCATCGCTGGAGTTGCCTGCGGGGTGTGCCTGGGATGGGGCATCCGAGGGAGGCTCCTCAGGCAGCCCAAAGCTGGGGTGATGGCACTTCCCAACAGCCTGGGGAGCGAAGCTGACACCATGGGGGAGTCTGGGGAGTTCAAGATGGTGCTGATTGTCCGCAATGACTTGAAGATGGGGAAGGGTAAAGTAGCAGCACAGTGTTCCCACGCGGCTGTTTCTGCCTACAAGCAAGTGCAGAGAAGAAATCCTGAACTCCTGAAGCAGTGGGAATACTGTGGGCAACCTAAAGTGGTCCTCAAAGCTCCCGATGAAGAGACTCTGATCCAACTCCTGGCTGATGCTAAACACCTTGGACTGACTGTGAGCCTGATCCAAGATGCAGGTCGCACTCAGATAGCTCCAGGCTCCCAGACAGTCCTTGGGATTGGACCAGGACCAGCTGATGTAGTAGATAAAGTTTCTGGTCACCTGAAACTCTTCTAA